The nucleotide window ATGCGCGGCTTCGCCGGCGCCTCCATCTCCGCCCCCGGTCCCTACGACAGCGGCGCCAACACCTATTACAACGTCACCCCCCTGGACGGCATGAGCGACGCCCAGGCCGAAAGCTACCTGCGCGAGTACAATCACTGGATCCTGCAGGTCCTCAACATCCACGAGGCCATTCCCGGCCACTACACCCAGCTGGTCTATTCCAACCAGTCCCCCAGCCTGGTCAAGAGCCTGTTCGGCAACGGCGCCATGGTCGAGGGCTGGGCCGTCTACACGGAGCGGATGATGCTGGAAGCGGGCTACGGCGACTTCGAGCCGGAGCTGTGGCTGATGTATTACAAGTGGAACCTGCGGGTGATCTGCAACACCATACTGGACTACAGCCTGCATGTGCTGGGCATGACCGAGGAGGAGGCCCTGGATCTGTTGATGAACGACGCCTTCCAGGAAGAGGCCGAAGCCCGGGGCAAGTGGAAGCGGGCGACCCTGTCACAGGTGCAGCTGACCAGCTACTACTCGGGTTTCAGGGAGATCTACGACCTGCGTGAGGAGCTCAAGGCCAGGCAGGGCGACGCCTTCGACCTCAAGGCCTTCCACGAGCAGTTCCTGAGTTACGGCTCGGCCCCAGTGCGGGACATCAGGACCCTGATGCTGAGCCAGTGAGTGCCTGCTGCTCGGGCGCTTCCCTGAGCAGCTGTTGGCGGGCGCGGTTGGCCATGGCGATGGCCTCGGCCGCCACCCGCCTGTCCTGGGCGGAGGGCTCCACCGGTGCCAGGGCGGCCCTGTGGATCTGCTCCGCCTTCTCCAGAGTGGCCTGGGGATCCCCGGCCACTTCCGAGGCGTCTATGGCCACCTCCCCCGTTACCGCATAGCGACGGCCGTCCGGCCCTTTTTCATATCCGTAGCTGACCCCCTGGGCATAGGGCCCGGCGGCGTTGAGGTGGGCCTGCTCGTGGCTGCGCACCTCCCTGTCCCTGGCCTTCAGCTCGGCCACCTGCTGCCGTTGCGCCGGGTCAAGGGCCGCGCCGGCGGCGGCCTGCGGGGTGGCGGTCAGGCCTTCCATGGTCAGGCCCGGGAATCGATCAGGGTACCCAGGGCATCATCGGCGGCGGGGTTGCGGCCGTTGTCGGTGCGATCCTGGTATTCGGCCACCCGCTGCTCCACCTGGTTGCGGCTCAGGGGCGCTTCGGCGGCGTCAAGCTGCTGCGGCTCGAGCTCGGCTTGTGGTGGCTGGGGCGCCGGCCTGGCCTCCGGCTGGGGGGCATTGAGGGGCGGCAGGGGCTGGTTGCTGATTTCCATATTCGTCTCCTTTTTCGCCAACGTCCCAAGCATACACCCAAAGGCCCTTGCATGGCGTCGGCGCCTTTGATACTTCTGTCACATAATTCGGGCAGACAAGGATCTTCAGTTGACCAGTCATCTCTTTGCCCACCTGGCGCGGATGAAGCTGATCCGCCGCTGGCCCTTGATGCACAACGTGCAACAGGAAAACGTGGCCGAGCACAGCCTGCAGGTGGCCACCGTGGCCCATGCCCTGACCCTGATCCACAACCAGTTGGCCGGGGACAACCTCAACGCCGACCGGGCCGCCACCCTGGCCCTGTTCCACGACGCCTCCGAGGTGCTGACCGGCGATCTGCCCACCCCGGTCAAGTACTACAACCCCAAGATCGCCGACGAATACAAGAAGATAGAGGACGCCGCCGAAGCCCGGCTGGTCTCCATGGCGCCGCCGCTGCTGCGCGACGACTTCGCCGCCCTGATCCACCAGAAGGACGAGCCCGCCAGGCTCAAGGCCCTGGTCAAGGATGCCGATACCCTCTGCGCCTACCTCAAGTGCCTGCAGGAGCTGAACATGGGCAATCACGAGTTCGAGCAGGCCCGCAAGCGCCTGGAGGCCATGCTGGCCGAGCGCATGAACCCGGCCATCCAGTATTTCCTGGACACCTTCGTGCCCAGCTTCACCCTGACCCTGGACGAGATCAGCAATGACCCTGAGTGACCACTGGCTGGCCCGGCCCGACGCCGACCAGAGCCCCAGGCGCCACGACCACAGATCCCCCTTCCAGCGCGACCGGGCGCGGATCCTGCACTCGGCGGCCTTTCGCCGCCTGCAGGCCAAGACCCAGGTGCTGGGGGTGGGCCAGGCCGACTTCTACCGCACCCGCCTCACCCATTCCCTGGAGGCGGCCCAGATCGGCACCGGCATCCTGGCCCAGCTCAGGCACAAGTACCCAAAGCTGCAGTGGCTGCTGCCGGACGAGGCCCTGGTGGACGCCCTCTGCCTGGCCCACGACATCGGCCACCCGCCCTTCGGCCACGGCGGCGAGGTGGCCCTGAACTACATGATGCGCGAGGCCGGCGGCTTCGAGGGCAACGGCCAGACCCTGCGCATCCTGGCCAGGCTGGAGCCCTATACCCAGCAAAACGGCATGAACCTGTGCCGCCGCACCCTGCTGGGCGTGCTCAAATACCCGGTGCTGGCAAGCCGCTGCCAGGGCCCCTTGCCGGAGGCGGTGACCAACCACCGCCAGCTGCGCGCCGCCGACTGGCAGCCTCCCAAGGCCATCTACGACGACGACAAGGCCATACTGGACTGGATCCTGGCGCCCCTGTCAGGCGCCGACCAAACGCGCTTCTCCCAGCTGCGCACCACCAGGCAGCGCCATGCCAAGGCCAAGTACAAGTCCCTGGACTGCTCCATCATGGAGCTGGGCGATGATATCGCCTATTCGGTCCATGACCTCGAGGACGCCATCGTCATGGGCCTGGTCAGCGCCCAGGCCTGGCAGCAGGACGTGCAGGAGCCCATAGAGACCCTGGCCGTGCCCTGGCTGTCGGACAACATGGCCAGGCTCAGCGAGCAGATGTTCAGCGGTGAGCACTTCCTGCGCAAGGACGCCATAGGCGCCATGGTCAACGCCTTCATCACCAGCATCGAGCTGATGCAGCTTGGCGAATTCGACAGCCCCTTGCTGGACTGGAATGCCGCCCTGCCCGGCCCCTACCAGCAGGCGCTCAACGTACTGAAGGGCTTCGTCTACCGGCATGTGGTCAAGCAGCCCGAGCTGCAGTTGCTGGAATACAAGGGCCAGCAGATGGTGATGGGGCTGTTCGAGGCCATGGCTTCGGACCCCCAGCGGCTGCTGCCCCAGAGCACCAGGGTCCGCTGGCAGGAAGCCAGGGAGAAGGGCGAGAACGCGCTGCGGGTGATAGCCGACTATATCGCCGGCATGACCGACGATTACGCCGGCCGGCTCTACGCCACCCTGTTCCTGCCCAAAGCCGGCACCGTCTTCGAGCGCCAGGTGCAATGAAAAAGGCGCCCTTGGGCGCCTTTTCTTTAGCAGCGGCCTTTCTTGGCCTGGCCCGGCGGGCAGTGTTTGCCGTGGCCACCGGAGCTGTGAACACCGTCGATCTCCACCTGGGGCGGCTTGATCTCCAGGCTCGGGCCGCGGATGGCGCAGGCGTTCAGCAGCAGGCAACCCATGACAATGGCAAGCTTCTTCATGTTTCTTTCTCTGTATTGTGGGTAGATCCGCAAAAGGATACCAGAGAGGGCCCTAAACCCGGCCTTAACCCAGCACCGGAAAGAGCACCTTCAGGCCACGGGCCATGAATTCCACCCCCAGGGCCATCATGATCAGGCCCATGATGCGGGTGATGACGTTGATGCCGGTGGTGCCAAGGCCCTTGCTGAGCAGGGGCGCCAGCATGAACACCAGCCAGGCGATGAAGCAGGCGGCGACTATGGTGGCGCCGAAGATGGACAGATCCATGACGCTGGAGTGGGCCTGGGCGTAGACGATCACCGTGGTGATGGCCGCCGGCCCGGCGATAAGCGGCAGCGCCAGGGGCACCAGGCTGACCGACTCCCGGGCCACCGCCTCCCGGCCTTCCTCGGCGGTGCGGCGCACCTCGCCCAGCTTGCCCTGCAGCATGGACAGCGAGGTGAAGCTGAGCAGGATGCCGCCGGCCACCTGGAAGGAGGCCACCGAGATGGAGAACCAGCTCAGCAGCTCCTCGCCCAGCAACAGCACCACGAACAGGATGCAGATGGAGGCCACCACCGCCATCAGGGCGGTCCTGTGCCGTTCGCCGTCGTCCTGATGGGAGGTCAGACCGATAAAGACAGGTAGCAGCCCGAAGGGATTGATGATGGCCAGCAAGGCCACGAAAAACTGCATGTAAACGGAATAATCCACGCCCTGCTCCTGTGCTGGTCAATAACGGCAGGCCAGTCTACTGGCTGACCCGACATCCATCGAACGAATAATTTTGCAGGCGGTGTCATTAGATTTACTTATTAATAGCCGTATACAACTCTTTACAGACTTTGTGACCGGGTCGTCATGACAGTGTTTCACTGTGCCGTTAGAATGTGCGCGCCTTGGCCGGCCATCTGGTCCGGCCTCTTAGATAGACAAAGATGGACAACGCGATGATGAACGCCACGACTGAGCTGCAACAAAAGGTGTCTGACTACAGCTACCAGTTGGGTCAACTAAGCAATGCTGCTGTTGCCAGCCTGGCCCCCTCCTTCGCCCGCTTACCTCTGGATCCCTATATCGACGGCGATTTCCGCCTGCGCCGCTATTCCAACTTCAAGTTCATCGACGGCAAGCTGCTGCGCCAGCCCACCAAGAGCTTCATGCAGTCGAGCGACATCAACCAGTATCTGGGTGATGTGGAGCGCGTCTACGCTGAGCTGGAAGAGAGCGTCGCCCAGAGCGAGGCCATGGTGGAGCTGTTCGACTCCTTCAAGGCCGCCACCGGCCTCGGCGACGACGCCATCATCGAAGTGCATCAGATGCGCATCACCTGCCAGCGCGACGACAGCTCCCTGCCCGCTCCCGAAGGGGTGCACCAGGACGGCTTCGATTTCCTGGGCGTCTATGTGATGGGCAACCATGACATCGAGGGCGGCGACATCATGCTCTACAACAAGCCCGATGAGGCCCCCTTCTTCCAGGAATACTTCGAGGCCGGCCGTTTCGTGATCCTCAACGACCGCAGGTATTTCCACAACGCCGCCCCCATAGCCCCCCTGCCGGGCCATGATAAGGGCGCCTGGGACGTCATCGTGCTGACCGCCCACGCCGCCTGATGAAAAGCCGCCCAAGGGCGGCTTTTTTCATGGCGCGCTGCAGACCCTGTTGCGGCCCTGGTGCTTGGCCTGGTAGAGGGCCCTGTCGGCCCGGGCGTAGAAGTGGGAGGCGCCGATATCGGTGACGGTGGCCGCCACCCCCAGGCTGGCGGTGATACGCAGCCCGCCGGCCAGGCGCAGCCCTTCCACATCGCCCCTGAGCCGCTCGGCCAGGCCGCCGGCCTCGGCCAGGCTGGCCCCGGGCAGCAGCACCGCGAACTCCTCGCCGCCCACCCGCGCCAGCATGGCGTGGGGAAAACCGTCGAAGGCCTTCTTCAGCGCGGCCGCCAGCGCCTGCAGGCAGGCGTCCCCGGCCGGATGGCCGTGGTTGTCGTTGAGGGCCTTGAAATGATCGACATCCAGCAGGATCAGCGCCAGCGGCCGCTGATGCAGCGCCGCCTGCCTGAGCTGGTGCTCCAGGGCCTGGTCGAAATGCTGCCTGTTGTTGAGGCCGGTCAGGCCGTCATGGCTGGCCAGGTGGGCCAGGTGGGCATTGGCCGCCTCCAGCGCCCGGGTGCGCTCGGCGATGCGGCTTTCCATCTCCTCCTGGAAGGCCCAGATGATGGTGCGCATCCGCTCCAGGCGGTCGTAGAGGGCCCAGATCTGGGCCGAGGTTCTGGGCCCGAGCCGAAAATCCAGGGGCCTGTCCTCCACCCGCGCCGCCAGGGGAATGGCATCGATAAGCTGTCGCAGCGGCCTCAGCAGCAGCCTGACCCTGAGCTGCATCAGCACATGGGCCAGCAGCAGCGCCACCAGGGCGAACAGCATGATGGTCAGCACCTGGCTGGCCAGCTCCTGCAGCAGGCTTCCCTCGTCGCGCAGATAGAAAAAGCGCCAGCCACTGTCCCGCTCCAGGACACCGGCATAGCCGTAACGGCTGCCCGCCAGCCGCAGCCGGCCCCGGCCGGGCGTCGCCGGCAGGCTGGCCAGCACCGCCTCCGGCAGGGACGGGGCACGGTAGACGACCTTGCCGCTGGGGCTCAGTACCACCAGGGCGCCATCGTCGATGACACCGGCAAAGGGGGCCTTGGCCAGATCCAGGGTCGCCGACACCACGCCGGCCAGGGCGTTGCCTTGGAAGAAGGGATGGCTCAGCACCATGATGTCGTCGCTGCCGAGCCCCCGGCCCCTGAACACGTCGCTCTGGTAGGGCTGGTGGTTGCGGCTGGGGACCTGGAAATAGTCCCGGTCCGCCACGCTGTAGCTGTCACCGATACGGCCCAGCAGGGGCGGGCTCATGCCGTACAGCTCGC belongs to Gallaecimonas sp. GXIMD4217 and includes:
- a CDS encoding 2OG-Fe dioxygenase family protein gives rise to the protein MNATTELQQKVSDYSYQLGQLSNAAVASLAPSFARLPLDPYIDGDFRLRRYSNFKFIDGKLLRQPTKSFMQSSDINQYLGDVERVYAELEESVAQSEAMVELFDSFKAATGLGDDAIIEVHQMRITCQRDDSSLPAPEGVHQDGFDFLGVYVMGNHDIEGGDIMLYNKPDEAPFFQEYFEAGRFVILNDRRYFHNAAPIAPLPGHDKGAWDVIVLTAHAA
- a CDS encoding putative metalloprotease CJM1_0395 family protein, translated to MEGLTATPQAAAGAALDPAQRQQVAELKARDREVRSHEQAHLNAAGPYAQGVSYGYEKGPDGRRYAVTGEVAIDASEVAGDPQATLEKAEQIHRAALAPVEPSAQDRRVAAEAIAMANRARQQLLREAPEQQALTGSASGS
- a CDS encoding YchE family NAAT transporter, coding for MDYSVYMQFFVALLAIINPFGLLPVFIGLTSHQDDGERHRTALMAVVASICILFVVLLLGEELLSWFSISVASFQVAGGILLSFTSLSMLQGKLGEVRRTAEEGREAVARESVSLVPLALPLIAGPAAITTVIVYAQAHSSVMDLSIFGATIVAACFIAWLVFMLAPLLSKGLGTTGINVITRIMGLIMMALGVEFMARGLKVLFPVLG
- a CDS encoding anti-phage deoxyguanosine triphosphatase, with the protein product MTLSDHWLARPDADQSPRRHDHRSPFQRDRARILHSAAFRRLQAKTQVLGVGQADFYRTRLTHSLEAAQIGTGILAQLRHKYPKLQWLLPDEALVDALCLAHDIGHPPFGHGGEVALNYMMREAGGFEGNGQTLRILARLEPYTQQNGMNLCRRTLLGVLKYPVLASRCQGPLPEAVTNHRQLRAADWQPPKAIYDDDKAILDWILAPLSGADQTRFSQLRTTRQRHAKAKYKSLDCSIMELGDDIAYSVHDLEDAIVMGLVSAQAWQQDVQEPIETLAVPWLSDNMARLSEQMFSGEHFLRKDAIGAMVNAFITSIELMQLGEFDSPLLDWNAALPGPYQQALNVLKGFVYRHVVKQPELQLLEYKGQQMVMGLFEAMASDPQRLLPQSTRVRWQEAREKGENALRVIADYIAGMTDDYAGRLYATLFLPKAGTVFERQVQ
- the yfbR gene encoding 5'-deoxynucleotidase → MKLIRRWPLMHNVQQENVAEHSLQVATVAHALTLIHNQLAGDNLNADRAATLALFHDASEVLTGDLPTPVKYYNPKIADEYKKIEDAAEARLVSMAPPLLRDDFAALIHQKDEPARLKALVKDADTLCAYLKCLQELNMGNHEFEQARKRLEAMLAERMNPAIQYFLDTFVPSFTLTLDEISNDPE
- a CDS encoding diguanylate cyclase — encoded protein: MTALLQRHWPFTVLAALLALAVAWLPFELLPGQLYLVFPSALSLLCAYLLGWRSAALVALAAALGLLMEGSLGLLALAFALEGPLVAWLMSRKLRLLSATAAYWALLGGPLALLLLVLAEPPQPVTLALTYVTLLFNGLVSGALAKALCWNRFMRQVRGAKQHLPPKPSLEGQVVEGVSTVFVIFLVLVMLAYGRWTYVSTSRHWQADLLANLDHAVASARQRLAGYHGILATLAQSLGALPAHEQQLALVQAHLQMPGASNLGLIDSQGELYGMSPPLLGRIGDSYSVADRDYFQVPSRNHQPYQSDVFRGRGLGSDDIMVLSHPFFQGNALAGVVSATLDLAKAPFAGVIDDGALVVLSPSGKVVYRAPSLPEAVLASLPATPGRGRLRLAGSRYGYAGVLERDSGWRFFYLRDEGSLLQELASQVLTIMLFALVALLLAHVLMQLRVRLLLRPLRQLIDAIPLAARVEDRPLDFRLGPRTSAQIWALYDRLERMRTIIWAFQEEMESRIAERTRALEAANAHLAHLASHDGLTGLNNRQHFDQALEHQLRQAALHQRPLALILLDVDHFKALNDNHGHPAGDACLQALAAALKKAFDGFPHAMLARVGGEEFAVLLPGASLAEAGGLAERLRGDVEGLRLAGGLRITASLGVAATVTDIGASHFYARADRALYQAKHQGRNRVCSAP